The Vulcanimicrobium alpinum sequence ATCACCGCGTCGGCGAGATCGGTTGCGACCGTGTAGCCGTCGCCGGCCCGCGCGTTCATCGTATCGTGGCGGAAGTGCACGTGGGCGAACGCTCGCCGGAACGCGTCGACGGCGGCGAGCGCGGGCGGGACGCCGGCGAGCACCTGCGCCTTGGTCTCCTGGAGATCGCGATGGTACGAGAGCGCCATACCGTTCACGGTGGCGAGCGCGCCGGCGTACGCGCCGATCGCACGCGCCCCGAAGCCGCGCACCAGTTCGAAGGGATCGGGATTGCGCTTTTGCGGCATCAGGCTCGAACCGGTCGAGGCGGCGTCGTCGAGGCGGATGTACCCGAACGCGGGCGTTGCCCAGATCACGAGTTCTTCGCTCGGCCGCGACGCCGCGACCGCGGCGCGCGCGGCGGCGTGCAGCAGGTCGAGCGGGACGTCGCGATCGCCGACGCTGTCGAGTGCGTTGTGCGAGGGCCCGTCGAACCCGAGCGCCTGCGCGGCGGCTGCGCGATCGAGCGGAAGCGACGACCCCGCCAGCGCCGCGCTCCCGAGCGGGCAGAAGCGGCGCGCGTCGGCCGCGACGCGCGCGAACCGCTCGGCGGCTCGCACGAACCCCTGCGCGACGGCGTCGATCCACAGCGCGAGCAGCACCGGCTGCGCGGGCTGCCAGTGCGTCGTGGCGGCGAACAGCGTCTGCTTCGCGAGCGCGTCGGCGGCGCGGTCGGCGCACAGCGCGGCGACGTCGAGGCAGGCGAGCGCGCCGTTCGCCGCCGTGTCGCGTGCGTAGAGCAGCAGCGTCGTCGCGACCTGATCGTTGCGGCTGCGTCCGGCGTGCAGCAGCTCGCCCGTCTTCCCTGCATGTTCGCGCACGCGCGCATCGACTGCGCCGTGGACGTCTTCGAAGGTGCCGCGCTTTGCCCACGCGTCGAACGAGCCGTCGTCGATCTCGGCTTCGACCGCCGCGAGCGCGTCGTGAAGCGCCTCCGCGTCGGCGTCGCCGATGATCTCGCCGGAATGAAGCGCGACGACGTGGCCGTGCGAACACTGCACGTCCCAGCGTGCGATCCCCAGATCGACGTCGAGCGACGAACCGAACGCGAGCAGCTCGGCATCGGGCGCCGACGCGAACCGCCCGCCCCACTGCAAGGTGCTCACCGAACGCTAGACGAGCTGCGGCGCGGCGCGCTGCGCGGCTTCGGCGGCTTTCGCCGCACCCGCCGCGACCGGCAGGCCGTGGATCTCGATGAACCCGCCGGCGGCGTCGTGGCGGAACGTGTCGCCGGCGCCGTAGGTCGCGAGCGATTCGTCGTACAGCGCGAACGGCGAACGCGCGCCGGTAACAACGGCACGTCCGCGCACCAGGCGCACGCGCACCTCGCCGGTCAGCCGCTCGGCGATCTTTGCGTTGAACGCATCGAGCGCGTCGCGCAGCGGCGACGACCACAGCGCGTCGTAGATCAATTCGGCATACTTCTGATCGAGCGATGCCTTGAACCGCAACTCATCGCGCGTGAGCACGAGCCGCTCGAGCGCCTTGTGCGCCTCGATCAGCGTCACGCTCCCGGGGCACTCGTACACTTCGCGCGACTTCAGTCCGACGACGCGATCTTCAATCAAATCGATCCGCCCGACCCCGTTCCGCCCCGCGATCTTGTTCAACTCGAACACCATCTCGGCGCCCACGTCACGCTGAGCCTGTCGAAGCGCAGCCGACGGCGTCCCTTTCTCGAACGAGATCACGACCTCGTCCCCCTCGGCCTGCGCCGTCTCCGGCGCGACGCTCCACGCGTACGCATCCTCGGGCGGCCGGTTCCACGGATTCTCCAGCACACCGGCCTCGATCGAACGCCCCCACAAGTTCGCATCGACCGAATACGGTTTCGCGGCGGTGTGCGCGATCGGCACGCCGTGCGCCTGCGCGTACGCGATCGCGTCGGGACGCGAAAGCGGCTTGTCGCGCAGCGGCGCGAGCGTCTTCAAGTGCGGCGCCTTCGCCCGCACGCCGACCTCGATGCGGACCTGATCGTTCCCCTTGCCGGTGCACCCGTGCGCGACGGCGTCGGCACCGTACTCGGCGGCGGTCTCGACCAGCAGATCGGCGATCAGCGGCCGCGAGAGTGCGGCGCTGAGCGGATAGACGCCCTCGTAGAGCGCGTTCGCTGCCAGCGCCTTGTACGCGTAGTCGGCGATGAACCGTTCGCGTGCATCGATCAGCACCGCGTCCATCGCGCCGAGCTTGAGCGCTTTCTGACGGACCGCTTCGAGCGCGTCCTGGGAACCTTCGCCGGCGACCATGTCGGATTCGCCGAGGTTGAGCGTCATCGCGACGACCTGATGCCCGGCGTCGATGAACTGCTTGAGCAGCACCGACGTGTCGAGCCCGCCGCTGTACGCCAGAACAATTTTCACTGTTCTCCTCGCATGTCTTCGAAGCGTTGTTTGATCATCGGCGTGGTCTCGGGTTTCTCGCAGATCACGAGCACGGTGTCGTCGCCGCCGATCGTGCCGAGGATCTCGGGCCAGTCGGCGGAGTCGATCGCGGCGGCGAGCATCATCGCCGTCCCCGGGTGAGTGCGCAGCACGATCTGGTTCATGCTGAAGCGCGCCTGAATGACGACTTCGGAGACGACGCGGTGGAGCCGCGACGTGAACGCCGGACCGACGGTCGGCTCGACGTACTTGAAGGCGCCGCCGGCGCCGCCCTTGAGCGGCACCTTCAGCAATCCCAGCTCCTTGATGTCGCGCGAGACCGTCGCCTGCGTGACCTCGTACCCTTGCTGCTCTAGCAGCGTCGCAAGCTCATCCTGCGACCGCACCGGCCGCGCTGCAATGAGAGACAGAATCGCCCGCTGGCGCTTGGTCTTCGGCTGTTGAAGCGTATCCATACCCTACTCGTCACACTGAGCTTGTCGAACGTCACCCTGAGCTTGTCGAAGGGCAGCCCCGATCCCGCAGCCCGCCATCAGTCGGTCAACCCGCGAAGATCGGTGAGCAGCGCGAGCAGCAGCGCCTTCTGCGCGTGCAGCCGGTTCTCGGCCTGATCGAACACGACGCTGCGCGCCCCGTCCATCACGTCGGCCGTCACTTCTTCGCCCCGATGCGCGGGAAGGCAATGCATGAACAGCGCATGCGGCGCCGCCGCGGCCATAAGTTCGGCATTGACCTGATACGGCCGCAGCGCCGCTTGATTGCGTTCGACGAACTGCTCGTCGCCCATCGACGTCCACACGTCGGTGTACACCACGTCGACGTCGCGCACCGCCCGCAGCGGCGACGTGAACGCGCGTGCCGTGACGTTGTGCGGTGCGCCCAGCTTGACGAGCTTCCCAAGAAAGGCGTCGGGCGGCCGATGGGTGACCGGCGCCGCGAAGGTGATCGACATCCCGCTCATCACCGCCGCCTCGGCGAGCGAGATCGCGACGTTGTTGCGCGCGTCCCCGACGAACGCCAGCCGCAGTCCCTGCAAGGTCCCGAACCGTTCGCGGATCGTGAGTAGGTCGGCGAACGCCTGGCACGGATGGCCGGCCTCGGAGAGTGCATTGATCGTCGGCACCGTCGCCGCGCTCGCGAATCGGGCGAGTGGCTCGTGCGCATGGGTGCGGTAGACGATCGCGTCGCCGTACCGCGAGAGGACGCGGGCCGCGTCCTCGGGCGTTTCGCGGGTTCCGATCCCGAAATCGGCGCCGGTCGCGGCGATCGCGTGACCGCCGAGCTGCGTCATCCCCGCTTCAAAGGAGACGCGCGTGCGCAGGCTGGGCTTCTCGAAGAGCATCACGAGCGTCTTGCCGCGGAGGAGCGAGAGCTGTTCGCGCCCGCGCTCCTTCACGTTCTGCGCAAGCGTCAGCAGGCCGGCGAGCTCGTCGGCCCCGAGGTCCGTAACGGAGAGAACGTTCCGGCCGCGCAACCGCGCCGCCGCCGGCAAAGTGACCATGATCTGCATAATTATACATCAAATGTATAAGTATGCAAGAGCGGCGCGGGGTGTCGGCGGCGCTAGGTTGCGCTCCGGTACCGTGCGAGGTCGCCGCAGCACCGCGCCGGAGGCGGCAAGCCGGGGAGGCGAGCAAGCGTCTTCCCGGTGCGTTCGTGATAGATCTTCGCCGCCAGATCGTGGAAGGCGAAGAACGCGGAATACGCGAGGTGATGGTCGTTGACGTACTTCGCGGTCGCCGGATCGGCGCGGAGACGTTCGCGCATCGCCGGGATTTCAGCGCCGACGTCCTTTCCGGCGGCAACGGCCGCATCGACCGCCGCGGTGACCGCGCGAAAGTATCCTTGCTGGCGGTCGATGAGTTCCGGCCCGCCGGCGTCGCCATGACCCGGGACGACGATCGCCGGACCGAGAGCGCGCAGCCGGTCGAGGACGCCGATCCACGAACCGATCGTGCTGTCGGCGACGGCGTTGTACGGACCGT is a genomic window containing:
- the argH gene encoding argininosuccinate lyase, with amino-acid sequence MSTLQWGGRFASAPDAELLAFGSSLDVDLGIARWDVQCSHGHVVALHSGEIIGDADAEALHDALAAVEAEIDDGSFDAWAKRGTFEDVHGAVDARVREHAGKTGELLHAGRSRNDQVATTLLLYARDTAANGALACLDVAALCADRAADALAKQTLFAATTHWQPAQPVLLALWIDAVAQGFVRAAERFARVAADARRFCPLGSAALAGSSLPLDRAAAAQALGFDGPSHNALDSVGDRDVPLDLLHAAARAAVAASRPSEELVIWATPAFGYIRLDDAASTGSSLMPQKRNPDPFELVRGFGARAIGAYAGALATVNGMALSYHRDLQETKAQVLAGVPPALAAVDAFRRAFAHVHFRHDTMNARAGDGYTVATDLADAVILAGATAREAHRAVGERVLLAEDHGRPLDRDDAVALGVPDAAVDARGSVLGKRTAGSTHPDSVAAAIARTRHAIAALSETLS
- the argR gene encoding arginine repressor, with translation MDTLQQPKTKRQRAILSLIAARPVRSQDELATLLEQQGYEVTQATVSRDIKELGLLKVPLKGGAGGAFKYVEPTVGPAFTSRLHRVVSEVVIQARFSMNQIVLRTHPGTAMMLAAAIDSADWPEILGTIGGDDTVLVICEKPETTPMIKQRFEDMRGEQ
- a CDS encoding argininosuccinate synthase, with product MKIVLAYSGGLDTSVLLKQFIDAGHQVVAMTLNLGESDMVAGEGSQDALEAVRQKALKLGAMDAVLIDARERFIADYAYKALAANALYEGVYPLSAALSRPLIADLLVETAAEYGADAVAHGCTGKGNDQVRIEVGVRAKAPHLKTLAPLRDKPLSRPDAIAYAQAHGVPIAHTAAKPYSVDANLWGRSIEAGVLENPWNRPPEDAYAWSVAPETAQAEGDEVVISFEKGTPSAALRQAQRDVGAEMVFELNKIAGRNGVGRIDLIEDRVVGLKSREVYECPGSVTLIEAHKALERLVLTRDELRFKASLDQKYAELIYDALWSSPLRDALDAFNAKIAERLTGEVRVRLVRGRAVVTGARSPFALYDESLATYGAGDTFRHDAAGGFIEIHGLPVAAGAAKAAEAAQRAAPQLV
- the argF gene encoding ornithine carbamoyltransferase, yielding MVTLPAAARLRGRNVLSVTDLGADELAGLLTLAQNVKERGREQLSLLRGKTLVMLFEKPSLRTRVSFEAGMTQLGGHAIAATGADFGIGTRETPEDAARVLSRYGDAIVYRTHAHEPLARFASAATVPTINALSEAGHPCQAFADLLTIRERFGTLQGLRLAFVGDARNNVAISLAEAAVMSGMSITFAAPVTHRPPDAFLGKLVKLGAPHNVTARAFTSPLRAVRDVDVVYTDVWTSMGDEQFVERNQAALRPYQVNAELMAAAAPHALFMHCLPAHRGEEVTADVMDGARSVVFDQAENRLHAQKALLLALLTDLRGLTD